One Nostoc sp. UHCC 0302 DNA window includes the following coding sequences:
- a CDS encoding DUF5009 domain-containing protein, with protein sequence MRLTSLDIFRGIAIASMILVNNPGSWDYVYPLLDHAKWNGCTPPDLVFPFFLFIIGVAMPFSFAKYISENRPTTAVYWRILRRGVVLFALGLLLALFSLSLDWLVKGVLPNFSTMRIMGVLQRISLVYVLAALAVLNLSWRWLWTLVIIVLVGYWGAMQLIPVPGYGAGNLTPEGNLGGYIDRIILGTQHLFRGGPFDPEGLFSTLPAVVTVLFGYFTGDWLRKQTVTSRTSVNIVIFGLICLVIGQLWGFVFPINKQLWTSSYVLFTAGWAMLVLAICYELIEVRGFRRWGFPLEVMGLNAIFLFVGSGFLTRILIKTYVGSGTKPTTTYTWIYEHFFRPWAGTFNGSLLFAIAMVLLWWVILYGMYNRRWFLKI encoded by the coding sequence TTGCGCCTTACTTCTTTGGACATATTTCGGGGGATAGCGATCGCCTCTATGATTCTAGTTAACAATCCCGGAAGTTGGGATTATGTCTATCCCCTTTTAGACCATGCCAAGTGGAACGGTTGCACACCGCCGGATCTGGTTTTTCCGTTCTTTTTGTTCATTATCGGTGTGGCAATGCCTTTTTCGTTTGCCAAGTACATCTCAGAAAATCGCCCTACTACTGCTGTTTATTGGCGAATTCTCCGTCGCGGGGTCGTACTGTTTGCTCTTGGTTTGCTGCTAGCTTTGTTTTCTCTAAGCTTGGATTGGCTGGTAAAAGGTGTACTCCCTAATTTCAGCACTATGCGGATTATGGGAGTCTTGCAACGCATCAGCTTAGTTTATGTATTAGCCGCTTTAGCTGTCCTGAATCTTTCTTGGCGCTGGTTGTGGACATTAGTAATTATCGTGCTAGTTGGCTACTGGGGAGCAATGCAACTAATTCCCGTCCCTGGTTACGGTGCAGGAAACCTTACCCCAGAAGGTAACTTGGGAGGTTATATTGACCGCATCATTTTGGGGACACAACATCTGTTTCGAGGCGGGCCTTTTGACCCTGAAGGTTTATTTAGCACTTTGCCAGCAGTTGTCACTGTTCTCTTTGGTTACTTCACAGGTGATTGGTTACGAAAACAGACTGTGACCAGCCGCACCAGTGTAAATATTGTCATTTTCGGGCTAATCTGTTTGGTTATTGGGCAATTATGGGGTTTTGTCTTCCCAATTAATAAACAACTGTGGACAAGTTCTTACGTTCTGTTTACAGCTGGTTGGGCAATGTTGGTGTTAGCTATTTGTTACGAGTTGATAGAGGTACGAGGTTTTAGACGTTGGGGATTCCCACTTGAAGTTATGGGGTTAAATGCAATTTTTTTGTTTGTCGGTTCTGGTTTTTTGACTAGAATTTTAATTAAAACGTACGTTGGCAGCGGTACTAAACCCACAACTACATACACCTGGATTTATGAGCATTTTTTTCGCCCTTGGGCGGGTACATTTAATGGTTCTTTATTATTTGCGATCGCAATGGTGTTACTTTGGTGGGTAATTCTCTATGGAATGTATAATCGTCGTTGGTTTCTGAAAATTTAA
- a CDS encoding NAD(P)/FAD-dependent oxidoreductase codes for MKKVIIIGAGPCGVLLANYLLRRGNQYKIEIYERRSDPRKASLVNSRTIPYGINERGLRALRKIDGLEAAVKATCVDNHGSIIYQKNGITENRHRKNIFNSDRTSILISLLSTLTENYNKNQIEIHFDCQCTGLDFDAKTVSFEKIIEAASDKDPEEFTVNYDLLVGADGARSVVRTHFLNTDFFEFQQEYANACYKTVFLLSNKEKISRNLKPNFIHVWRIEEGVTFGIVPQLEEKFIGILFFPRKANQVVDLSTKEEVMAFFQQNLPEVAPLISEEEAEAFLKRPIGTQLRTRCDRYHYRDSVVIMGDAAHAISSTLGQGCNNAFEDVLIFDSLLDEYSDDWGTAIEQFTIRRQPDAYALWELDTNVIPTSKTLFTELIFRESFAKIMHKLFPQFFVPPLRELLSASTVPYSDILKYYQGWISKVKNSNKKLFAR; via the coding sequence ATGAAAAAAGTTATTATTATTGGTGCTGGCCCTTGTGGAGTTTTACTAGCAAATTATTTATTGCGTCGTGGCAATCAATATAAAATCGAAATTTACGAACGCCGTAGTGATCCTCGAAAAGCCTCTTTAGTCAACTCTAGAACTATCCCTTATGGCATCAATGAAAGAGGGCTAAGAGCTTTGAGAAAAATAGATGGGCTAGAAGCCGCAGTTAAAGCAACTTGTGTAGATAATCATGGGAGTATAATATATCAGAAAAATGGCATAACAGAGAATCGGCATAGAAAAAATATATTTAATAGCGACCGAACTAGTATATTAATATCTCTGTTATCAACATTAACTGAAAATTACAACAAAAACCAAATTGAAATTCATTTCGATTGCCAATGTACTGGTCTTGATTTTGATGCAAAAACTGTTAGCTTTGAGAAAATTATAGAAGCAGCATCAGACAAAGATCCAGAAGAATTTACAGTTAATTATGACCTCTTAGTTGGCGCAGATGGAGCGCGTTCAGTAGTGAGAACGCATTTTTTAAACACAGATTTTTTTGAATTTCAACAAGAGTATGCTAATGCTTGCTACAAAACAGTTTTTTTGCTAAGTAACAAAGAAAAAATCAGTCGCAACTTGAAACCTAATTTTATTCATGTTTGGAGAATAGAAGAAGGGGTAACTTTTGGTATAGTTCCGCAATTAGAGGAAAAGTTTATTGGAATTTTATTCTTCCCACGAAAGGCAAATCAAGTAGTTGATTTATCTACAAAAGAAGAAGTAATGGCATTCTTTCAGCAGAATTTGCCAGAGGTTGCACCGCTAATTTCTGAAGAAGAAGCAGAAGCTTTTTTGAAAAGACCAATAGGAACACAATTAAGAACACGCTGCGATCGCTATCATTATCGTGACAGTGTGGTAATTATGGGAGATGCTGCTCATGCTATTTCTTCAACCCTTGGTCAAGGTTGTAATAATGCATTTGAGGATGTGCTGATTTTTGATAGTCTTTTAGATGAATATTCTGATGATTGGGGTACTGCTATAGAGCAGTTTACTATCCGCCGACAGCCAGATGCTTACGCACTATGGGAACTTGATACAAACGTTATTCCTACCTCTAAAACTTTATTTACCGAACTCATCTTCAGGGAAAGTTTTGCAAAGATTATGCACAAACTATTTCCTCAGTTTTTTGTACCACCTTTGCGGGAATTATTATCTGCCAGTACAGTTCCTTATTCAGATATTCTCAAATATTATCAAGGTTGGATTTCAAAGGTGAAGAATTCTAATAAAAAGTTGTTTGCTCGTTAG